From the Pelagicoccus sp. SDUM812003 genome, one window contains:
- a CDS encoding lysylphosphatidylglycerol synthase transmembrane domain-containing protein: protein MFAVVFAGLSLAAPLAIGWLFGDPDSAPIEWPREFRPGFLPATVFAIVAYYFLDALRLHFALRSQGQRVALACQAKLLFINFFVSNITPLATGGGLAQVWFLKRRGVPIGASLAATSFRTLFAVILIFGAAPVAIATGSVPGDSFPKAAAWIALPVSLAVFGCSLAVATQGRAMAKLAMVCARISERARFIDTVKAKRWGVRSALSALRFSRRIRSSLSGDRAVWLSLSFATTAAFLLALFLIPACLFGLFGYELDYLDAMGAQCLTTFAMYFAPSPGGAGFAEAAFGGFFHVAAPAATLGSIALIWRVATIHLGVGIGAIVLFLETRKTEEVNGSKR from the coding sequence GTGTTCGCAGTCGTTTTCGCCGGCTTGAGCCTTGCCGCGCCGCTCGCCATCGGCTGGCTTTTCGGCGATCCCGATTCGGCCCCGATCGAATGGCCTCGGGAGTTCCGTCCTGGATTCCTTCCGGCGACTGTTTTCGCGATCGTCGCCTACTACTTTCTCGACGCCCTGAGACTGCATTTCGCTCTGCGATCGCAAGGGCAGCGAGTCGCCCTCGCCTGCCAAGCCAAGCTCCTCTTCATCAATTTCTTCGTCTCCAACATCACCCCGCTAGCGACCGGCGGAGGGCTCGCCCAAGTCTGGTTTCTAAAACGTCGCGGCGTGCCGATCGGCGCTTCCTTGGCCGCCACCAGCTTCCGCACCCTGTTCGCCGTTATCCTGATCTTTGGAGCCGCACCCGTCGCAATCGCCACCGGAAGCGTTCCAGGAGACTCGTTTCCCAAAGCTGCCGCATGGATCGCGCTTCCCGTATCCTTGGCGGTTTTCGGCTGTTCTCTAGCTGTTGCAACCCAAGGTCGAGCGATGGCGAAACTAGCTATGGTTTGCGCCCGCATCTCGGAGCGAGCTCGGTTCATCGACACCGTCAAAGCGAAGCGCTGGGGCGTACGTTCGGCTTTGTCCGCCCTCCGCTTCAGCCGTCGTATCCGCAGTTCCCTCAGTGGCGACCGAGCCGTCTGGTTGTCGCTTTCCTTCGCTACAACTGCCGCCTTTCTGCTCGCGCTCTTCTTGATTCCGGCCTGCCTTTTCGGCCTCTTCGGCTACGAGCTCGATTACTTGGATGCCATGGGAGCCCAGTGCCTGACGACCTTCGCCATGTACTTCGCTCCTAGTCCGGGCGGGGCGGGTTTCGCCGAGGCAGCCTTCGGCGGCTTCTTCCATGTAGCCGCGCCCGCGGCGACCCTCGGATCGATCGCCCTGATCTGGCGCGTCGCGACCATCCACCTGGGAGTGGGAATCGGAGCGATCGTTCTTT